TTGATCATTTTGATACGAAGATCTTGATAATCGCCAACTTCAGTTACCAGAATGGCGTCGAAAATTTCGGCCATTTGTTCCGGTTGATCTCTAATTTCATCTTCAAACCAAATGTCTGATAGAAATTGTGCCATTGCTGTCATTACAGCCGTTTCTGTTGTTTTTTCATTTTCTTTTTGCATATCGAAAATATTAAACGCACGAAACCCTCGCTTTAGATGTGCAAAAATACCCAGAAGGATAGATTTCCCGAGTTTCCATAGGGGCATCATGGCGAGGGTTCGCTTATTTTGACTTTAATTAAGTTCAGAATTACTTCTGGTATTTTTGCAAGACAAACATACAATTATAAACTTATATAAAAGTAAAAAACATGAGAAATTTCTCATGTTTTTAATATTTCGATTCTAGAAAGAACTTCTTAGTTCACTGTAGCACCATTTGGCGCATCAGCATCCGGGTTTACAAAAACCAGTTTTCCTTCTGCATTGGTTGTCATCAGGATCATTCCCTGACTTTCAACACCGCGTAAAGCTCTTGGAGCTAAGTTTGCTAAAACAGAAACTCGTTTTCCGATGATTTCTTCAGGAGAAAAACTTTCGGCAATTCCTGAAACAATCGTACGAACATCGATTCCCGTATCTACTTTAAGAACTAAGAGTTTGTTTGCTTTTGGCATTTTTTCTGCCTCAAGAATAGTTCCGATACGAATATCCATTTTCGCAAAATCCTCAAACTGAATTAAATCTTTTTGCGGTTCAGCTTGTTTGTTTTCGGCAAGATTTGCTGTTTTTGTTGCTTCCAATTTATCTATTTGTTTTTGTATTTCTTCGTCTTCGATTTTAGCGAAAAGTAATTCTGCTTCGCCAATTTTATGTCCAGATGCAATTAATTCTGAATTATCTGTAACATCAGACCATTTCAGGTTTCCTTCATTTTTAAGGATTCTTGAAAGTTTAGCAGCTGTAAAAGGTAAAAACGGTTCTGCTAAAACGCTCAAAGCGGCAGCAATTTGCAAGGCCACATACATTTGAGTTTTTACACGCTCCGGATTGTCTTTCATCACTTTCCAAGGCTCTTCGTCTGCCAGATATTTATTTCCTAAACGGGCAACATTCATTAATTCGCCAAGAGCTTCGCGGAATCTGTAACGCTCAACCGAACTTGAAATCACGGCCGGATATGCTTTTAATTCAGCTAAAGCTGCTTCATCAATTTCAGTCAATTCGTTTGGAGTCGGGATAACACCATCGTAATATTTGTTGGTTAAAACCACAACACGATTTACAAAGTTTCCGAAAACAGCAACCAATTCGTTGTTATTTCTCGCCTGGAAATCTTTCCATGTAAAATCGTTATCTTTTGTTTCCGGCGCGTTTGATGTTAAAGCATAACGCAGAACATCCTGCTTGTCCGGGAACTCTTCTAAATATTCGTGTAACCAAACGGCCCAGTTTTTAGAAGTCGAAAGTTTGTTTCCTTCTAAATTCAGGAACTCATTTGCCGGAACGTTGTCTGGTAAAATGTAGCTTCCTTCGGCTTTTAACATTGCCGGGAAAATAATACAATGGAAAACAATATTGTCTTTTCCGATAAAGTGAACCAATTTCGTTTCTTCATCTTTCCAATACGGTTCCCAGTCTTTTCCTTCGCGCGCTGCCCATTCTTTTGTAGAAGAAATATAGCCAATTGGGGCATCAAACCAA
This portion of the Flavobacterium gelatinilyticum genome encodes:
- the metG gene encoding methionine--tRNA ligase — encoded protein: MTQNPKRYTITAALPYTNGPIHIGHLAGVYVPADIYSRYLRLQGKDVAFICGSDEHGVAISMKAKKEGVTPQEVIDKYDGIIRKSFSDFGISFNNYSRTSAKIHHETASEFFRTLYDKGDFIEEVTEQLYDAKANQFLADRFVVGTCPKCDNPEAYGDQCEKCGSTLNATDLINPKSTITGETPILKETKHWFLPLDRYTDFLTEWILVGHKNDWKTNVYGQVKSWIDAGLEPRAVTRDLDWGIDVPVEGAEGKKLYVWFDAPIGYISSTKEWAAREGKDWEPYWKDEETKLVHFIGKDNIVFHCIIFPAMLKAEGSYILPDNVPANEFLNLEGNKLSTSKNWAVWLHEYLEEFPDKQDVLRYALTSNAPETKDNDFTWKDFQARNNNELVAVFGNFVNRVVVLTNKYYDGVIPTPNELTEIDEAALAELKAYPAVISSSVERYRFREALGELMNVARLGNKYLADEEPWKVMKDNPERVKTQMYVALQIAAALSVLAEPFLPFTAAKLSRILKNEGNLKWSDVTDNSELIASGHKIGEAELLFAKIEDEEIQKQIDKLEATKTANLAENKQAEPQKDLIQFEDFAKMDIRIGTILEAEKMPKANKLLVLKVDTGIDVRTIVSGIAESFSPEEIIGKRVSVLANLAPRALRGVESQGMILMTTNAEGKLVFVNPDADAPNGATVN